In Mycolicibacterium mucogenicum DSM 44124, the following are encoded in one genomic region:
- a CDS encoding DUF445 domain-containing protein — translation MANAFAYPWWVYVTIPLGAAFVGWITKIMALKMMFYPVEFKGIPPYLGWQGQIPKRAPKMAAVAVDSLTSEILKPEEMFDKIDPNELVKELAEPLRQTSAEMVDTIMMSFQPQVWRATPDQLKDVVIKNVEKRIPTAMAAMFDKLRGQVDQIFDIKHMVVTNLVRDKVTLNTVFQDIGKPAFKFLIMSGLLFGFLIGLVQAVVFGITNWHWSLPLFGLLTGGLTDYVALQMIFRPLERKNVFLGIKWQGVFQRERKQVVEGYAALMAREIFTPQAIMESMLNGPSSDRFFDMISTEISATIDTQMGFTGKIIKSVGGRQYVDMKKQITDSIIDKLPETSTYIEGYMRDRLDLENVMVSKMMVLDSLAFENLLRPAFKDDEWIVVVLGAALGFLFGELQAQLILLLAH, via the coding sequence ATGGCTAATGCGTTCGCGTACCCCTGGTGGGTGTACGTCACCATCCCGTTGGGCGCGGCGTTCGTCGGCTGGATCACCAAGATCATGGCCCTGAAGATGATGTTCTACCCCGTCGAGTTCAAGGGCATTCCGCCCTACCTCGGCTGGCAGGGCCAGATTCCCAAGCGCGCGCCGAAAATGGCTGCGGTGGCGGTGGATTCGCTGACGTCGGAGATCCTCAAACCCGAGGAGATGTTCGACAAGATCGATCCGAACGAGTTGGTCAAAGAACTCGCCGAACCACTGCGGCAGACCTCCGCCGAGATGGTCGACACCATCATGATGTCGTTCCAGCCGCAGGTCTGGCGGGCTACGCCCGACCAGCTCAAGGACGTCGTCATCAAGAACGTCGAGAAGCGCATCCCAACGGCCATGGCCGCGATGTTCGACAAACTGCGCGGGCAGGTCGACCAGATCTTCGACATCAAGCACATGGTCGTCACCAACCTGGTGCGCGACAAGGTCACGCTCAACACGGTCTTCCAGGACATCGGTAAGCCGGCGTTCAAGTTCCTCATCATGTCCGGCCTGCTCTTCGGCTTCCTGATCGGTCTGGTGCAGGCCGTGGTGTTCGGCATCACCAACTGGCACTGGTCGCTGCCGCTGTTCGGCCTGCTGACCGGTGGTCTCACCGATTATGTTGCGCTGCAGATGATTTTCCGCCCGCTGGAGCGCAAGAACGTCTTCCTCGGCATCAAGTGGCAGGGCGTCTTCCAGCGGGAACGCAAGCAGGTCGTCGAGGGTTACGCGGCGCTGATGGCGCGGGAGATCTTCACGCCCCAGGCCATCATGGAAAGCATGCTGAACGGCCCGTCGTCGGACCGGTTCTTCGACATGATCTCCACCGAGATCAGCGCGACCATCGACACGCAGATGGGCTTCACCGGCAAGATCATCAAGTCCGTCGGCGGCCGCCAGTACGTCGACATGAAGAAGCAGATCACCGACTCGATCATCGACAAGCTGCCCGAAACGTCCACGTACATCGAGGGATACATGCGCGATCGCCTCGATCTGGAGAACGTCATGGTCAGCAAGATGATGGTGCTGGACTCATTGGCGTTCGAGAACCTGCTGCGCCCGGCGTTCAAGGATGACGAGTGGATCGTCGTCGTGCTCGGCGCCGCCCTCGGTTTCCTGTTCGGTGAGTTGCAGGCGCAGCTGATCCTGCTGCTCGCGCACTGA
- a CDS encoding cellulase family glycosylhydrolase yields the protein MAGFSGPALASAAGARWTPERANSWYQGQGWLVGGNYITSTAVNQLEMFQAGTYDPGRIKAELGAARWFGFNTVRVFLHDLLWAQDPQGFSQRLSQFVGIAASNGIKPLFVFFDSCWDPHPKLGVQRAPTPGVHNSGWVQSPGADRIADPNYRGVLQNYVTGVINLFRNDNRVLGWDLWNEPDNPAAVYRKVERSDKMKLVADLLPQVFAWARAVDPVQPLTSGVWQGSWANPAQRSAIASIQLDNSDIISFHSYAKPADFSARIDELAPLGRPIICTEYLARNQGSTVEGILPVAKQRNVGAYSWGLVAGKTQTYFPWDSWDHPNPAEPKVWFSDLLYPNGRAFRDSEVLTVRKLTGTPGPT from the coding sequence ATGGCCGGATTCTCCGGACCGGCTCTGGCGTCCGCGGCCGGGGCGCGCTGGACGCCCGAGCGGGCCAACAGTTGGTACCAGGGACAGGGCTGGCTGGTCGGCGGGAACTACATCACCTCCACCGCAGTCAATCAGCTCGAGATGTTCCAGGCCGGCACCTACGACCCCGGGCGCATCAAGGCCGAGCTCGGCGCCGCCCGCTGGTTCGGGTTCAACACTGTCCGCGTCTTCCTGCACGATCTGCTGTGGGCGCAGGACCCGCAGGGCTTCTCGCAGCGGCTGTCGCAGTTCGTCGGCATCGCCGCGAGCAACGGCATCAAGCCCCTGTTCGTGTTCTTCGACTCGTGCTGGGACCCGCATCCGAAACTCGGCGTGCAGCGGGCGCCGACCCCGGGGGTGCACAACTCGGGCTGGGTGCAGAGCCCGGGCGCGGACCGGATCGCCGATCCGAATTACCGTGGGGTACTGCAGAATTACGTCACCGGTGTGATCAACCTGTTCCGCAACGACAACCGCGTACTCGGCTGGGATCTGTGGAACGAGCCCGACAACCCGGCGGCGGTCTACCGCAAGGTCGAGCGCAGCGACAAGATGAAACTCGTTGCCGATCTGCTGCCGCAGGTGTTCGCGTGGGCACGTGCCGTCGACCCGGTGCAGCCGCTGACAAGTGGTGTGTGGCAAGGAAGTTGGGCCAATCCAGCGCAGCGCAGTGCAATCGCGTCGATCCAGCTGGACAACTCGGACATCATCTCGTTCCACAGCTACGCCAAGCCGGCCGACTTCTCCGCCCGGATCGACGAGCTGGCCCCACTGGGCCGGCCCATCATCTGTACCGAGTACCTCGCTCGCAACCAGGGCAGCACCGTTGAGGGAATTCTGCCAGTTGCCAAGCAGCGCAACGTGGGTGCGTACAGCTGGGGACTCGTGGCCGGCAAGACCCAGACCTACTTCCCGTGGGATTCGTGGGATCACCCCAACCCCGCGGAGCCGAAGGTCTGGTTCAGCGATCTGCTCTACCCCAACGGGCGAGCCTTCCGCGACAGTGAGGTCCTCACCGTCCGGAAGCTGACCGGAACACCCGGCCCGACGTAG
- a CDS encoding TetR/AcrR family transcriptional regulator, translating to MSTRTSPAFGTRRRTELFDALIALFLDEGFAHLTLDDIAARLRCSKSTLYTLAGSKEQLVRAATVQFFRQATDEVEQLVAGVDGARARITAYLSAVGTVLDAASDQFMMDLDAFAPARSVYEKNTQIAARRVQEMIADGVESGEFRDVHASFAADLAATMMVRIQQRRVRESTGLDDASAYRELAAILTAGINA from the coding sequence GTGAGCACGCGCACGTCCCCGGCGTTCGGCACCCGCCGACGCACTGAGCTGTTCGACGCCCTGATCGCGCTGTTCCTCGACGAGGGATTCGCCCACCTCACGCTCGACGACATCGCCGCTCGGCTGCGGTGCTCGAAGTCCACGCTGTACACGCTCGCCGGCAGCAAGGAGCAGTTGGTGCGCGCTGCGACCGTGCAGTTCTTCCGGCAGGCAACCGACGAGGTCGAACAACTGGTGGCCGGAGTCGACGGCGCCCGCGCGCGGATCACGGCCTATCTGTCGGCGGTGGGGACGGTGCTGGACGCCGCATCGGACCAGTTCATGATGGACCTGGACGCCTTCGCCCCCGCGCGCAGTGTCTACGAGAAGAACACCCAGATCGCGGCCCGCCGGGTCCAGGAGATGATCGCCGACGGCGTCGAGAGCGGTGAATTCCGCGATGTCCATGCGTCTTTCGCGGCCGACCTGGCAGCGACCATGATGGTGCGCATCCAGCAGCGGCGGGTGCGCGAGAGTACCGGACTCGACGACGCCAGTGCATATCGCGAGCTTGCGGCGATCCTCACCGCCGGCATCAACGCCTGA
- a CDS encoding acyl-CoA dehydrogenase family protein: MPVDRLLPNDEAHALIELTRDIADKVLDPIVDKHEKDETYPDGVFPTLGEAGLLSLPYPEEWGGGGQPYEVYLQVLEELGARWASVAIAVSVHSLSCHPLMTFGTDEQRQRWLPEMLSGNLVGAYSLSEPQAGSDAAALACKAVASDGGYRVTGSKAWITHGGLADFYTLFARTGEGPQGISCFLVPAGTEGLSFGRPEEKMGLHAVPTTSAHYDNAFLPAERLIGAEGQGLPIAFSALDAGRLGVAAVAVGLAQSALDQAVAYAQERTTFGRKIIDHQGLGFLLADMAAAVDSARATYLDAARRRDAGLPYSRNASVAKLVATDAAMKVTTDAVQVFGGAGYTRDYRVERFMREAKIMQIFEGTNQIQRLVISRSLAK, from the coding sequence GTGCCTGTTGATCGCCTCTTGCCCAACGATGAAGCCCACGCGCTGATCGAACTCACCCGCGACATCGCGGACAAGGTGCTGGACCCCATCGTCGACAAGCACGAGAAGGACGAGACGTACCCCGACGGGGTGTTTCCCACCCTCGGCGAGGCCGGACTGCTGAGCCTGCCGTACCCCGAGGAATGGGGCGGCGGCGGCCAGCCCTATGAGGTGTACCTGCAGGTGCTCGAAGAACTCGGCGCCCGCTGGGCTTCGGTGGCCATCGCGGTCAGCGTGCACAGCCTGTCGTGCCACCCGCTGATGACGTTCGGCACCGACGAGCAGCGGCAGCGCTGGTTGCCAGAGATGTTGAGCGGCAACCTGGTCGGCGCCTACAGCCTGTCCGAGCCGCAGGCCGGTTCCGATGCCGCGGCATTGGCCTGCAAGGCCGTCGCCTCCGATGGCGGGTACCGGGTCACCGGTTCGAAGGCCTGGATCACGCACGGTGGACTCGCCGATTTCTACACCTTGTTCGCGCGCACCGGCGAAGGGCCGCAAGGCATCTCGTGCTTCCTGGTGCCCGCCGGCACCGAGGGGCTGTCCTTCGGGCGACCCGAGGAGAAGATGGGCCTGCACGCGGTGCCCACCACCTCCGCGCACTACGACAACGCGTTCCTGCCTGCCGAGCGACTGATCGGCGCCGAGGGTCAAGGCCTGCCGATCGCGTTCAGCGCACTCGATGCCGGCCGGCTCGGTGTCGCCGCCGTCGCCGTCGGCCTGGCCCAGTCGGCGCTTGATCAGGCGGTGGCCTACGCCCAGGAGCGAACGACGTTCGGCCGCAAGATCATCGACCACCAGGGACTCGGCTTCCTGCTGGCCGACATGGCCGCCGCCGTCGACTCGGCGCGGGCCACCTACCTCGATGCCGCCCGCCGGCGCGACGCCGGGCTGCCCTACTCCCGTAACGCCTCGGTCGCGAAACTGGTCGCCACCGACGCCGCCATGAAAGTCACGACCGACGCGGTGCAGGTCTTCGGCGGCGCCGGCTACACCCGCGACTACCGCGTGGAGCGCTTCATGCGTGAGGCCAAGATCATGCAGATCTTCGAGGGCACCAACCAGATTCAGCGACTGGTGATCAGTCGGAGCCTGGCCAAGTAG
- a CDS encoding alpha/beta fold hydrolase — translation MAAVGAASLAACGSSSEPAAVEKAAPPPTPEHNLNAVKQIRAGDLNVGYVEAGPAEGPPVILLHGWPYDIHSYADVSALLADQGFRVIVPYLRGFGSTRFLSDTTVRNGQQAALAADVVALMDALNIPRAILGGFDWGGRSANAVAALWPQRVTGLVAVSGYIVVNRAANLQPLDPEAELGWWYQYYFATPRGELGYRKNTKEFNRLIWSKASPLWHFTDAAYGLSAGAFDNPDHVAIVIHNYRWRLSLAEGESRYDADEQRLQAKPLIHVPTITIGSDFDGAAKDGAGYRAMYTGAYEHRVLDGIGHNVPQEAPAQFANAIIDVSRM, via the coding sequence ATGGCAGCGGTGGGTGCGGCGTCATTGGCGGCGTGCGGGTCGTCGTCGGAACCGGCTGCGGTCGAGAAGGCGGCACCGCCGCCCACGCCGGAACACAACCTGAACGCGGTCAAGCAGATTCGGGCCGGCGACCTCAATGTCGGCTACGTCGAAGCGGGTCCGGCCGAAGGTCCGCCCGTCATCCTGCTGCACGGCTGGCCGTACGACATCCACAGCTATGCCGATGTGTCCGCGCTGCTGGCGGATCAGGGCTTCCGGGTGATCGTGCCGTATCTGCGCGGCTTCGGGTCGACCCGGTTCCTGTCCGACACCACGGTCCGGAACGGACAGCAAGCCGCCCTGGCCGCCGACGTCGTGGCCCTGATGGATGCGCTCAACATCCCGCGAGCGATCCTCGGCGGCTTCGACTGGGGTGGACGTTCGGCGAATGCTGTTGCGGCGTTGTGGCCGCAGCGGGTCACCGGGTTGGTCGCGGTCAGCGGATACATCGTGGTCAATCGTGCCGCCAATCTCCAGCCGCTGGACCCGGAAGCCGAACTGGGTTGGTGGTATCAGTACTACTTCGCCACGCCTCGCGGTGAACTCGGCTACCGGAAGAACACCAAGGAGTTCAACCGGCTGATCTGGTCGAAGGCGTCGCCGCTGTGGCACTTCACCGACGCGGCCTACGGCCTGAGCGCCGGCGCGTTCGACAATCCCGACCATGTCGCCATCGTGATCCACAACTACCGCTGGCGCCTCAGCCTCGCGGAGGGTGAAAGCCGTTACGACGCAGACGAACAACGACTGCAGGCCAAGCCGCTCATCCATGTCCCGACCATCACGATCGGCAGTGACTTCGACGGCGCGGCGAAGGACGGTGCGGGATACCGCGCGATGTACACCGGGGCGTACGAGCACCGTGTTCTCGACGGCATCGGACACAACGTGCCCCAGGAGGCACCCGCGCAGTTCGCGAACGCCATCATCGACGTCAGCCGGATGTAG
- a CDS encoding SDR family NAD(P)-dependent oxidoreductase, with protein MSPKDTRLFGRTALVTGSTGGLGTAIARRLADEGAHVVISGRNAERGAALVAAIRAAGAEASFVAADLAGGDDAIRNLAEHATEAVGGRLDILVNNAATLLMPTPTADVAPEVLREAFEVNVFAPFLLTGVIAPHMVRNGGGAVVNIGSITGLRGASGSAIYNSNKAAIHSLTTSWADEYGPFGVRVNAVAPGPIATERQQEFADHVQPVLDRLPSRRMSTPEEVAASVAFLASDDAANIHGVVLSVDGGWAAV; from the coding sequence ATGAGTCCAAAAGATACGCGACTGTTCGGTCGCACAGCACTTGTCACGGGTTCCACCGGCGGCCTGGGGACGGCCATCGCGCGCAGACTGGCCGATGAAGGCGCGCACGTTGTGATCAGCGGACGGAATGCCGAGCGCGGCGCCGCGCTGGTGGCCGCGATCCGGGCGGCCGGCGCCGAGGCGTCGTTCGTTGCTGCCGACCTGGCGGGCGGTGACGATGCGATCCGCAACCTCGCCGAACACGCCACCGAAGCAGTAGGTGGGCGGCTGGACATCCTGGTGAACAACGCCGCCACGCTGTTGATGCCGACGCCGACGGCCGATGTCGCCCCGGAGGTACTGCGGGAGGCGTTCGAGGTCAACGTCTTTGCGCCATTCCTGCTGACCGGCGTGATCGCGCCGCACATGGTGCGCAATGGCGGCGGCGCCGTGGTCAACATCGGATCGATCACCGGGTTGCGCGGGGCCAGTGGTTCGGCGATCTACAACTCGAACAAGGCGGCGATCCACTCTCTCACCACATCCTGGGCCGACGAGTATGGCCCGTTCGGGGTTCGGGTCAACGCGGTGGCGCCGGGGCCGATCGCCACCGAGCGGCAACAGGAGTTCGCCGACCACGTCCAGCCCGTGCTGGACCGGCTGCCCTCCCGTCGGATGAGCACGCCGGAAGAGGTCGCCGCGTCGGTGGCGTTCCTGGCGAGTGATGACGCCGCCAACATCCACGGCGTCGTCCTCAGCGTGGACGGTGGCTGGGCCGCAGTCTGA
- a CDS encoding TetR/AcrR family transcriptional regulator, producing the protein MDLQVQKLTAKGQATRARIIDGAAAEIRERGVALTTIEDVMARTRTSKSQIFHYFPHGKEQLLLAVATLESQRVLDDQQPHLGALTSWAAWQRWRDAVVDRYRQQGQNCPIAVLMSEIGRTSTGAQAVTTELIDSWRGAIADGIVSMQQQDKIAHTVDPQRAAAALLAGIQGGVGVMLATGDLTYLEAALDEGINALRQR; encoded by the coding sequence ATGGACCTGCAAGTCCAAAAACTGACAGCCAAGGGACAGGCCACCCGAGCCCGGATCATCGACGGCGCCGCGGCCGAGATCCGGGAACGTGGTGTCGCGCTCACGACCATCGAGGACGTGATGGCGCGGACCCGAACCTCGAAAAGCCAGATTTTTCACTACTTCCCCCATGGGAAAGAACAGCTGCTGCTCGCCGTTGCGACGCTGGAATCGCAACGGGTGCTCGACGATCAACAACCCCACCTCGGCGCGCTCACCTCATGGGCGGCCTGGCAGCGCTGGCGGGACGCCGTGGTCGACCGCTACCGCCAACAAGGCCAGAACTGCCCGATCGCGGTACTGATGTCCGAGATCGGTCGCACGAGCACCGGCGCGCAGGCGGTCACGACCGAACTGATCGACTCCTGGCGGGGCGCCATCGCCGACGGCATCGTGTCGATGCAGCAGCAGGACAAGATTGCGCACACCGTCGACCCCCAGCGGGCGGCAGCCGCGCTGCTGGCCGGCATCCAGGGCGGCGTCGGCGTCATGCTCGCCACCGGCGACCTCACGTATCTCGAGGCTGCCCTCGACGAAGGGATCAACGCGCTCCGGCAGCGATAA
- a CDS encoding three-helix bundle dimerization domain-containing protein — protein MAAKTEEQVFTEIETRLTAKFADLPPARVATVIDGARRQFADSTIRDFVPLLVERRAEEELARQLAGDATR, from the coding sequence ATGGCCGCCAAGACCGAAGAGCAGGTATTCACCGAAATCGAGACCCGCCTCACGGCCAAGTTTGCGGACCTGCCCCCAGCCCGGGTGGCCACCGTCATCGACGGCGCCCGCCGGCAGTTCGCCGACAGCACCATTCGCGACTTCGTCCCGCTCCTCGTCGAACGGCGTGCCGAGGAAGAGTTGGCACGACAGCTGGCCGGCGACGCCACTCGCTAG
- a CDS encoding L,D-transpeptidase, with product MRVLVHGVLAVVVVATTTTGGALGIETAGLRLPLGSMIESTQPTQGVPVGVAHPIVVTFKRPITNRAAAEMALDVTSTPAMTGKFEWLDNKVVQWVPDGFWPAHSTIKLTVGGQPMAMTTGPAVIGTAHVADHTFTVTIDGQTPPDMPAPHHLPHLGESGVLLATMGRPEYETPIGKYTVLAKDRNVLMDSSSVGIPVDHPDGYMTEVEFAVRISRRGLFVHSAPWAVESMGFENVSHGCIGVAPAGAEWYYNTVNVGDPVIIEP from the coding sequence ATGCGGGTGTTAGTACACGGTGTCCTTGCCGTGGTCGTGGTCGCCACGACTACCACTGGCGGCGCGCTCGGTATCGAGACAGCGGGCCTTCGCCTGCCGTTGGGCTCGATGATCGAGTCGACGCAGCCGACGCAGGGAGTGCCGGTCGGCGTCGCGCATCCGATCGTGGTGACATTCAAGCGGCCGATCACCAACCGTGCGGCCGCCGAAATGGCCCTGGACGTGACGTCGACGCCCGCGATGACAGGCAAGTTCGAATGGCTGGACAACAAAGTGGTGCAATGGGTTCCGGATGGCTTCTGGCCCGCTCACAGCACCATCAAATTGACGGTCGGCGGCCAGCCGATGGCGATGACCACCGGCCCGGCGGTCATCGGAACCGCCCATGTCGCGGACCACACCTTCACCGTCACGATCGACGGCCAGACTCCACCGGATATGCCGGCGCCACACCACCTTCCGCATCTCGGCGAGTCGGGCGTGCTGCTCGCGACCATGGGTCGGCCGGAGTATGAGACACCCATTGGCAAGTACACCGTGTTGGCGAAAGACCGCAACGTGCTTATGGATTCGAGCAGTGTCGGCATTCCCGTCGACCATCCGGACGGGTACATGACGGAGGTCGAGTTCGCGGTACGGATCAGCCGCCGTGGACTGTTCGTGCATTCGGCGCCCTGGGCCGTCGAGTCGATGGGCTTCGAGAACGTCAGCCACGGCTGTATCGGTGTGGCGCCCGCGGGTGCCGAGTGGTACTACAACACCGTCAACGTCGGCGACCCGGTCATCATCGAGCCTTAG
- a CDS encoding APC family permease — MATERVAVQAADDECVDCGYTPELKRTLGGFQVFAVSFAFISVAVGIFGTYDDLLQTSGPVGIWLWIIAAIGQTLVALVVAQFAARIALSGSSYQWASRLANPKIGWLFGWLTFWYLAIAAVAVDNALASQALMPLLGLRDSEDTARLITIAVLVVQATLVIASTRLLGLITSGAVGLELGIVLILVLVLGIVMAVTGSGHIENLTTRGITAGASDYYAVGGGLMAGMIMGLTTLVGFDSAANLAEEAKDPFRSVPRAIVASVVAAGVAGLVFLIALTIAIKDVGTVSHSGSPVALIIREQLGPVAERILLAGIVLAMFGAGLVVMAACSRQVFAMARDARFPAHRIMRQVNPRTQTPVPATLLILAVGVVLMATLHGAALIQLIIASTILPALIYGAIVVLYLAVRKRLEHKEGGFSLGRFELPVAGVALVWVCVAIFVLVTPTTARVPSFIVLGLIALGVGYFVKMLILNREVLDTEPGIDEFAVSPN, encoded by the coding sequence ATGGCAACAGAGCGCGTAGCGGTCCAGGCGGCGGACGACGAATGCGTCGACTGCGGCTACACACCGGAGCTGAAGCGCACCCTCGGCGGCTTTCAGGTCTTCGCGGTCTCGTTCGCCTTCATCTCGGTGGCGGTCGGCATCTTCGGGACCTATGACGATCTCCTGCAGACGTCGGGACCCGTCGGCATCTGGCTGTGGATCATCGCGGCCATCGGACAGACGCTCGTGGCTCTCGTGGTGGCGCAGTTCGCGGCCCGCATCGCGCTCAGCGGGTCGTCGTATCAATGGGCCTCGCGGCTGGCCAACCCGAAGATCGGCTGGCTGTTCGGCTGGCTCACGTTCTGGTATCTCGCGATAGCGGCGGTTGCTGTGGACAACGCCTTGGCCAGCCAGGCCCTCATGCCACTGCTGGGGCTCCGCGACAGCGAGGACACCGCACGCCTGATCACCATCGCGGTACTCGTCGTCCAGGCGACCCTGGTGATCGCGTCGACCCGGCTGCTCGGCCTGATCACTTCCGGCGCAGTCGGATTGGAGCTGGGCATCGTCCTCATCCTGGTGCTCGTACTCGGGATAGTCATGGCGGTGACCGGTAGCGGACACATCGAGAACCTCACGACCCGCGGGATCACCGCAGGCGCCAGTGACTACTACGCCGTCGGCGGCGGCCTCATGGCCGGCATGATCATGGGTCTCACCACGCTGGTCGGCTTCGACTCCGCCGCGAACCTCGCCGAGGAAGCCAAGGACCCGTTCCGCAGCGTGCCGCGCGCCATCGTCGCGTCCGTCGTCGCGGCCGGCGTAGCGGGCCTGGTGTTCCTCATCGCGCTCACCATCGCGATCAAGGACGTCGGCACCGTCAGTCACAGCGGTTCCCCGGTCGCGCTCATCATCCGGGAACAGCTCGGGCCGGTCGCTGAACGAATCCTGTTGGCGGGCATCGTATTGGCGATGTTCGGCGCCGGCCTGGTGGTGATGGCCGCGTGTTCGCGGCAGGTTTTCGCCATGGCGCGTGACGCCCGCTTCCCCGCACACCGCATCATGCGGCAGGTCAACCCGCGCACCCAAACTCCGGTGCCCGCAACGCTATTGATCCTGGCGGTGGGTGTGGTGCTGATGGCTACCCTCCACGGGGCGGCACTGATCCAGCTGATCATCGCGTCGACGATCCTGCCCGCGCTGATCTACGGTGCCATCGTCGTGCTGTATCTCGCCGTGCGAAAACGGTTGGAACACAAGGAGGGCGGATTTAGCCTGGGCCGCTTCGAACTGCCCGTAGCCGGCGTCGCACTGGTCTGGGTATGCGTGGCGATCTTCGTGCTCGTGACACCCACGACGGCGCGGGTACCCAGCTTCATCGTCCTCGGCCTCATCGCCCTCGGCGTCGGATATTTCGTGAAGATGTTGATCTTGAATCGCGAAGTGCTCGACACCGAGCCGGGAATCGATGAATTCGCCGTCTCGCCCAATTGA
- a CDS encoding WS/DGAT/MGAT family O-acyltransferase, producing the protein MKRLSGMDAMFLSMEGTEWPQHTLGLMILDPSDAPGFDFEHLRDHLDRRLPYLPSFRRRIQEVPLGLDRPVWVDDPAFKLDYHIHRAALPAPGGEKELADVVGEILARQLNRNQPLWESWFVEGLEGGRVAFIAKTHHSIVDGVSGAGLSSVLCDVTPDAKGPIVDLPDEGEQPRHSSLELFAKGTLSAAATPPKVVQYLGQTVRNAVTTISHLRRDDPPPRPMSAPKTSFNGALSSHRSFAYTSLPVAHIKHVKNGLGVKVNDVILSVVAGALRTYLTKRDALPETPVLATVPMSTRDAGDETPGNHVHTMIASMCTDVEDPVERLSAIHNGMNSAKALAEDLQAGQSIGLTDFAPPVLLNLMFKGFRAAKLEDKLPLASNLIVSNVPGPPIQLYMAGAKIEHIVPVGPLTVGMGINVTVFSYGGNVDVGIQADPDLVEDPWEILEGAKAELDRLLAASGWEEPVAKKSASATKKTGAAVPPGGSSGGSAE; encoded by the coding sequence GTGAAGCGCTTGTCCGGCATGGATGCCATGTTCTTGTCCATGGAGGGCACTGAATGGCCACAGCACACGCTGGGGTTGATGATTTTGGATCCCAGTGACGCACCAGGATTCGACTTCGAGCATCTGCGTGATCACCTAGACCGCCGGCTGCCCTACCTGCCGTCGTTCCGGCGCCGTATCCAAGAGGTGCCACTGGGCTTGGATCGGCCGGTGTGGGTCGACGATCCGGCGTTCAAGCTCGATTACCACATTCACCGCGCGGCACTACCCGCTCCTGGTGGCGAGAAGGAACTTGCCGACGTCGTCGGCGAAATCCTGGCCCGCCAGCTCAACCGTAACCAGCCTTTGTGGGAGAGCTGGTTCGTCGAGGGCCTCGAAGGCGGCCGCGTCGCCTTCATCGCCAAAACCCACCACTCGATCGTCGACGGCGTGTCCGGCGCAGGCCTGTCATCGGTGCTGTGCGATGTCACGCCCGACGCCAAGGGCCCGATCGTCGACCTGCCCGACGAGGGTGAGCAGCCCCGCCACTCGAGCCTCGAACTGTTCGCCAAGGGCACGCTGTCGGCCGCGGCGACGCCCCCGAAAGTCGTTCAGTACCTTGGCCAAACCGTCCGCAACGCGGTGACCACCATCAGCCACCTGCGGCGCGACGACCCGCCGCCACGCCCCATGAGCGCCCCCAAGACCAGCTTCAACGGCGCGCTCAGCTCGCACCGCAGCTTCGCGTACACGTCGCTGCCGGTGGCGCACATCAAGCACGTCAAGAACGGTCTCGGCGTCAAGGTCAACGACGTGATCCTCAGCGTCGTCGCCGGCGCGCTGCGCACCTACCTGACCAAGCGCGACGCCCTGCCCGAGACGCCGGTCCTGGCGACCGTGCCGATGTCCACCCGCGACGCCGGCGACGAGACCCCCGGCAACCACGTGCACACCATGATCGCCTCCATGTGCACGGATGTGGAGGATCCCGTCGAACGGCTGTCCGCCATCCACAACGGCATGAACAGCGCCAAGGCGCTGGCCGAGGACCTGCAGGCCGGCCAGTCCATCGGGCTCACCGACTTCGCGCCGCCGGTACTGCTGAACCTGATGTTCAAGGGTTTCCGCGCCGCCAAGCTCGAGGACAAACTGCCGCTGGCCAGCAACCTCATCGTCTCGAACGTCCCCGGCCCGCCGATCCAGCTGTACATGGCCGGCGCCAAGATCGAGCACATCGTTCCCGTCGGCCCGCTGACCGTCGGCATGGGCATCAACGTCACGGTCTTCAGCTACGGCGGCAACGTCGACGTCGGCATCCAGGCCGATCCGGACCTCGTCGAGGACCCGTGGGAAATCCTCGAGGGCGCCAAGGCAGAGCTCGACCGGCTTCTCGCCGCGTCCGGTTGGGAGGAGCCCGTCGCGAAGAAGAGCGCCTCGGCGACCAAGAAAACCGGTGCCGCAGTCCCACCGGGTGGGAGCTCCGGCGGCAGCGCCGAATAG